The following are from one region of the Lytechinus pictus isolate F3 Inbred chromosome 4, Lp3.0, whole genome shotgun sequence genome:
- the LOC129259123 gene encoding adenylate kinase 9-like isoform X1 produces MEILKTMAENEEETNLPQFGAPTPSVTIDMLETRPNTHILLDSVTPAAGEGVHRGGSRLDPAGGAVSRALSVVSGSNAQESHISDMIKRMEEDPFDEDQTELRFLHSKPTCFIILGKPGVGKTTLAKRLAQAWRCQMVNVTELMLQHINLQTEMGVRLQEILHKGGAVPEELAVKLIEDKINSPEVAHHGYVLDDFPCVNEEYMNASDQLEFIKNWKLKPDFIINLRIPDEDLEMRRIGQRVDSLNNTLYAQDVWNPEKPEPQQKKGGGEDEEEEDEEEEEEEEPEMNLDPEMGEEEKIELTMEIIERLVQRPEDLKPHAAESIDAYKDKLLKMFEDYMADHDQQYLIEMDGNKTAPFLFRELMNKLNTYILRRAAVPIRLQNAEEEDIPDDIETEELMRTLGGTNLVAPRYRWRRSKWARACPVELQKGNVVQGKPEFAVGFLDKIYVMSGPDAMETFLKNPRPYLVSPQPRPPCKLCVVGPPLSGKTSLCHLLSHKFNARVLDVNELIKSRMESHKGKQIELAKQEAIESAVATIKAKLREKEETGSEGDGPDDHDDAPEEEEKEAKTSDTEESRAEGEGEEEGAGEGVGEEEDGEKSRIKAAEETEGEAEASEEKEEEGETTAQDSVTGVTEGDGTETIAASQHPTEDLSTITGVAPTVSQISEDVDENHPEVIQMVEAAVKEAEKLSYPIGADQYADCVEEAVVEIHRELRKKDPNGPGAGGWIIDNFPQSRDHWTVLLDRGLAPDEVICLKDSSENGLYLMKRWYRLNRDEVDTKARERKEAEEREKQRVLDDASNTSRDTTGSTGLNRIQEELEKEEAAKAAAAAVEEGGDEDVAAKTQEEKPEGEKEEGDQEGEAEGEKDGEKDGEAAGEGGAGGGEEGEASPTSGGGVEGDAAPGVSDGEQKPKEGTTTDADLTTTVTSYEEKAKTEEEEEEEDKPPPVPVPEEDPLPPDGPETSKFKDQRNEFEREWPSIQALLTGTINLDPIQIEIENKKTEDIIKESHTMVELPYTYRPWEYNSIDMDEEDEDAAAEADEEGDEMEEEEDEEVTKNKKKQFGDTKHFCPVALKEKFVLWPSNPEIAAKYREKVYYCSNPEARDKFIAEPTTFVAKGRPFQPPPVRLLMLGPKGAGKSLHARAMADKLGLFHISFKDRLQELIIKKTKKKIGPEFEEEEEEPEEEEPEEEEPVEGLKDGIPVVSEPNDAAAAEQTEEDNEEGGEEEQEVELNEFEENIKGNLMGDESLSIDSLEKIIPDWWNLEPYKSTGFILEGFPRTSEEAQFMAENGFFPDAAILLNVEDSDITSRMLPPKLEKWRKRRDRRVARREKRKAKKKKEREEAIKKRRQELISEADDRKAKRQAELRAQRAADRDSDDSEPSDEEGFDDEEEEDIEAMLAEEFEEEEEEEEEEEELEEDAVERLKNEIGEVYDDDTSRIAGLQETLDEIMIPRMELNGGRKPHIVRFTLEQSLRPVQEFRESLFEKVYPIREMVARKMLQIGYKHQSRFGRWCPVKLLEGDCIQPMQGHTYPTFPAVYRQHIYFMSTPQAREEFVMHPLKYLKQPSPKPVVPVRMAIIGPPKSGKTSLANRFASDYGMMRLSIGEAVRFILTQQPKTQLAKLINAQIKKGIPLPDELAIRALEVNLLDTRSSTRGYVLDGYPVSKHQVDLMTEHGIIPVVILELSVDSRELMVRGMKDRHSSERLLPLHDSAQILALKIAAWQKEITSVREYYKETHKNWVSVTGEKSKWWVWNRAADHSKDSVRRIQDYLQRISEGKAASIADMCITPKEFFSRLGDFGQYCPVSLAKDGELVDCAGQINLDNAAEFRGRYYKMENPEKVKEFLARPELYVPPQAPRALPPPELLPKRRTAIDAKKMFPMQIELQGYCPVTYLDGKLRYEAILPGNPDLIVEYRENMYCFDSEEKLQKFMRYPERYYNLKLPHKLPPRKDPLLVTSLPMLGYMEQTISTAITKALTATGCFKPKFPFVSPSRSALLYLAFHLKAYNPKSSDYVRKKYRKKLDQFEEHCELIRYLGNQMGPRSRSPKELPIDFDHKMLLFLNLKGREPTPSTLVAM; encoded by the exons ATGGAGATCTTGAAAACTATGGCGGAGAACGAG GAAGAAACAAATTTACCCCAGTTTGGGGCCCCAACCCCAAGTGTAACAATAGACATGTTAGAGACCCGTCCAAACACCCATATTCTGCTGGATTCAGTGACACCAGCAGCTGGAGAGGGGGTGCACAGAGGAGGTAGTAGGCTAGACCCTGCAGGCGGTGCTGTGAGCAGGGCATTGAGTGTCGTTAGTGGAAGCAATGCACAGGAAAGTCACATCTCGGATATGATCAAACGTATGGAGGAAGATCCCTTTGATGAAGACCAG ACTGAGCTTCGTTTCCTCCACTCTAAGCCCACATGTTTCATCATCCTGGGTAAACCTGGTGTTGGTAAGACCACCTTAGCCAAGAGGTTAGCCCAGGCATGGAGATGTCAGATGGTGAATGTAACGGAGTTGATGCTCCAGCATATTAACCTCCAGACGGAGATGGGTGTAAGACTCCAGGAGATCCTTCATAAAGGTGGAGCAGTCCCAGAGGAGCTTGCCGTCAAGCTGATAGAGGATAAGATTAACTCGCCAGAGGTGGCACATCATG GTTATGTTTTGGATGATTTCCCCTGTGTAAATGAAGAGTACATGAATGCTTCAGATCAATTAGAATTTATCAAGAATTGGAAACTTAAACCAGATTTCATCATCAACTTGAGG ATACCTGATGAAGACCTTGAGATGAGGCGGATTGGACAACGAGTAGATTCACTAAACAACACACTGTATGCACAGGATGTATGGAACCCTGAGAAACCAGAACCACAGCAGaagaaaggaggaggagaagatgaagaggaggaagatgaagaagaggaggaggaagaagaaccAGAAATGAATCTAGACCCTGAAATG ggagaggaagagaagaTTGAATTGACGATGGAGATTATTGAGAGATTGGTTCAGAGACCTGAAGATCTTAAGCCCCATGCCGCTGAGAGTATCGATGCTTACAAAGATAAACTACTCAAGATGTTTGAG GATTATATGGCAGATCATGATCAGCAATACCTGATTGAGATGGACGGGAACAAAACGGCTCCTTTCCTCTTCAGAGAACTCATGAACAAACTCAATACCTACATCCTCCGTCGGGCTGCCGTACCAATCCGCCTCCAGAACGCTGAGGAAGAAGACATCCCTGACGATATTGAGACAGAAGAACTTATGAGGACATTGGGCGGGACCAATTTGGTTGCCCCAAGATACAGGTGGAGGAGGAGCAAGTGGGCGAGGGCGTGTCCTGTTGAGCTCCAGAAAGGGAATGTTGTCCAGGGAAAGCCGGAATTCGCAGTTGG ATTCTTGGATAAGATCTATGTAATGTCAGGCCCTGATGCTATGGAGACCTTCTTGAAGAACCCTCGTCCATACCTAGTTAGTCCTCAGCCTAGACCTCCATGTAAGCTGTGCGTAGTAGGACCACCTCTTTCAGGGAAGACATCGCTGTGTCATCTGCTCTCTCACAAGTTCAATGCAAGG GTACTAGATGTGAATGAACTAATCAAATCACGGATGGAGTCTCACAAAGGCAAGCAGATTGAACTAGCTAAACAAGAAGCCATAGAGTCAGCTGTAGCAACAATCAAAGCCAAACtcagagaaaaggaagaaa CTGGATCGGAAGGGGATGGTCCTGATGATCACGATGATGCCCCTGAAG aagaagagaaagaagcgAAGACGTCAGATACAGAGGAGTCCAGAgcggaaggggagggggaggaggagggggcaGGGGAAGGagtaggagaagaagaagatggag AGAAATCAAGAATAAAGGCGGCTGAAGAAACTGAAGGAGAAGCTGAGGCTTcagaggagaaagaagaagaag GCGAGACCACTGCCCAGGATTCTGTTACAGGAGTGACTGAAGGAGACGGTACAGAGACCATTGCTGCGTCACAGCATCCCACCGAAGACCTGTCTACCATTACCGGGGTTGCTCCTACTGTATCACAGATATCTGAAGATGTGGATGAAAACCACCCAGAG GTGATCCAAATGGTAGAAGCTGCAGTGAAGGAAGCTGAGAAGCTCTCCTATCCCATAGGTGCTGATCAGTATGCAGACTGTGTAGAGGAAGCTGTAGTTGAGATACATAGAGAACTCAGAAAGAAAGATCCTAATGGACCTGG TGCTGGTGGATGGATCATTGATAACTTCCCTCAATCCCGGGACCACTGGACAGTCTTGCTTGACCGTGGTCTGGCCCCTGATGAGGTCATCTGCCTCAAGGACAGCAGTGAGAACGGTCTTTACCTGATGAAGCGATGGTACAGACTCAACAGAGATGAGGTGGACACCAAGGCGAGAGAGAGGAAAGAagcagaagagagagagaaacaaaggGTCTTAGACGATGCAAG TAATACATCTAGGGACACTACTGGTAGTACTGGACTCAACAG GATACAAGAGGAACTTGAGAAGGAAGAAGCGGCTAAAGCAGCAGCAGCGGCAGTAGAAGAgggtggtgatgaagatg TAGCAGCAAAAACGCAGGAAGAGAAAcctgaaggagaaaaagaagaaggagaccAAGAAGGAGAAGCAGAAGGAGAAAAGGATGGAGAGAAGGATGGAGAGGCAGCTGGAGAAGGAGGAGCAGGAGGTGGAGAGGAAGGAGAAG CTTCTCCCACTTCTGGTGGAGGGGTGGAGGGTGATGCAGCACCGGGCGTGTCTGATGGTGAACAAAAACCCAAAG AAGGCACTACAACTGATGCAGACCTTACTACTACTGTAACTTCTTATGAAGAAAAAG CTAAGActgaggaagaagaagaggaagaggataAACCTCCTCCTGTTCCTGTCCCTGAAGAAGACCCTCTTCCTCCCGATGGTCCAGAGACAAGCAAGTTCAAAGATCAGAGGAATGAGTTTGAGAGAGAGTGGCCGTCCATCCAAGCTCTACTCACAGGAACTATCAACCTTGATCCGATCCAGATAGAGATTGAGAACAAGAAGACTGAGGATATCATCAAGGAATCACATACCATGGTGGAAC TACCGTACACCTACAGACCATGGGAGTATAATAGTATTGATATGGATGAAGAGGATGAAGATGCAGCAGCTGAAGCTGATGAGGAGGGAGATGAGATGGAGGAAGAAGAG gaTGAGGAAGTCACTAAGAATAAGAAGAAGCAGTTTGGTGATACCAAGCACTTCTGTCCTGTAGCTCTGAAGGAGAAGTTTGTCCTATGGCCTAGTAACCCAGAGATAGCAGCTAAGTACAGGGAGAAGGTCTACTACTGTTCCAACCCAGAGGCTAGGGATAAGTTCATCGCTGAACCAACCACGTTTGTGGCTAAAGGAAGGCCGTTTCAG CCTCCTCCAGTTCGGCTGTTAATGCTTGGCCCCAAGGGTGCAGGCAAGTCCCTCCATGCAAGAGCTATGGCAGACAAACTAGGCCTGTTCCACATCAGCTTCAAAGATCGGCTCCAGGAACTCATCATCAAGAAGACCAAGAAGAAGATAGGACCAGAGtttgaagaggaggaggaggagccaGAAGAGGAAGAGCCAGAAGAGGAAGAGCCAGTAGAAGGACTGAAGGATGGAATACCAGTTGTATCAGAACCAAATGATG CTGCTGCTGCAGAACAGACTGAGGAGGACAATGAAGAAGGG GGAGAGGAGGAGCAGGAGGTGGAGTTGAATGAGTTTGAAGAGAACATCAAGGGTAACCTAATGGGTGATGAATCACTCAGCATAGACTCACTGGAGAAGATTATACCAGACTGGTGGAATTTAGAACCTTACAA ATCAACTGGTTTCATCTTGGAAGGGTTCCCTCGCACCTCCGAGGAAGCTCAATTCATGGCTGAAAATGGCTTTTTCCCAGACGCTGCTATCCTGCTCAATGTAGAAGATTCAGACATCACAAGCAGAATGCTCCCGCCCAAGCTGGAGAAATGGCGTAAGCGACGTGATCGCAGGGTGGCACGGAGAGAGAAGCGTAAGgccaagaagaagaaggagcGAGAGGAGGCGATCAAGAAGCGACGACAAGAACTCATCTCAGAGGCGGATGATAGGAAAGCAAAGAGACAG GCAGAGTTAAGG GCTCAGAGAGCAGCAGATAGAGACAGCGATGACTCAGAACCATCAGATGAAGAAGGGTTTGATGATGAGGAAGAGGAAGATATCGAGGCTATGCTGGCTGAAGAGTttgaagaagaggaggaagaagaggaagaggaggaggagttAGAAGAAGACGCCGTTGAGAGACTGAAGAATGAAATTGGCGAGGTGTATGATGATGATACAAGTCGCATCGCAGGCTTACAg GAAACTCTTGACGAGATCATGATCCCTCGGATGGAACTGAACGGAGGTCGCAAGCCTCACATTGTCCGCTTCACCCTTGAGCAGAGTCTGAGACCCGTCCAGGAGTTTAGAGAGAGTCTCTTTGAGAAGGTGTATCCTATCAGGGAGATGGTAGCTAGGAAGATGCTACAGATTGGTTATAAACATCAGTCAAGGTTTGGAAGATGGTGTCCTGTAAAGCTACTGGAAGGAGACTGTATACAACCAATGCAG GGTCACACCTACCCAACGTTCCCAGCAGTATACCGTCAGCACATTTACTTCATGTCTACCCCTCAAGCTAGAGAGGAGTTTGTCATGCATCCATTGAAGTATCTGAAGCAACCGTCTCCCAAGCCTGTTGTCCCTGTAAGGATGGCCATCATTGGACCACCAAAGTCTGGAAAAACTTCAT TGGCCAACCGATTTGCATCAGATTACGGTATGATGAGACTGTCTATCGGTGAAGCAGTCAGGTTTATCTTGACCCAACAACCCAAGACACAGCTAGCTAAACTTATCAATGCTCAGATCAAGAAGGGTATCCCGCTCCCTGATGAACTTGCCATACGAGCCCTAGAGGTCAATCTCCTTGATACGAGGTCATCGACCAGAGG CTACGTCCTTGATGGTTACCCAGTCTCCAAACACCAGGTTGATCTAATGACAGAGCACGGTATTATCCCAGTGGTTATTCTTGAGCTTAGTGTTGATAGCAGGGAACTCATGGTCAGAGGAATGAAAGATAGACATTCTTCAGAAAG gtTGTTACCGCTCCATGACAGCGCCCAGATCTTAGCTCTGAAGATTGCTGCCTGGCAGAAAGAGATTACTTCTGTGAGGGAGTATTATAAAGAGACTCATAAGAACTGGGTCAGTGTGACAGGAGAGAAGTCTAAGTGGTGGGTTTGGAACAGAGCTGCTGACCATTCTAAGGACAGCGTTCGTAGGATACAAGACTATCTGCAGAGGATATCAGAGG GCAAGGCAGCATCTATCGCTGACATGTGTATCACACCAAAGGAGTTCTTCTCCCGTCTTGGTGACTTTGGCCAGTACTGTCCAGTCAGCCTGGCCAAAGATGGTGAGCTGGTGGACTGCGCCGGACAGATCAACCTAGACAACGCTGCAGAATTCCGCGGTCGCTACTACAAGATGGAGAACCCTGAGAAGGTCAAGGAGTTCCTGGCCAGACCAGAACTCTATGTGCCACCTCAAGCTCCTAGAGCATTACCTCCTCCAGAGCTGCTGCCTAAGAGGAGAACAGCCATTGATGCTAAGAAGATGTTCCCTATGCAGATTGAGCTGCAGGGATACTGTCCTGTTACCTACCTGGATGGAAAGCTGAG GTATGAAGCAATCCTTCCAGGCAACCCGGATCTTATTGTGGAGTACAGGGAAAATATGTACTGCTTTGATTCTGAAGAAAAACTGCAGAAATTCATGAG GTATCCTGAGCGTTACTACAACCTGAAGTTACCTCACAAGTTACCACCCAGGAAGGACCCTCTCCTTGTGACCTCACTGCCTATGTTAGGTTATATGGAACAAACAATCTCAACTGCTATCACCAAGGCTCTTACTGCAACGGGCTGCTTCAAACCAAAGTTCCCCTTCGTCTCACCCTCAAGATCAGCGTTGCTATATCTGGCATTCCATCTCAAAG CGTACAACCCCAAGAGCTCCGACTATGTTCGCAAGAAGTACCGCAAGAAACTGGACCAGTTTGAGGAGCACTGTGAACTCATCCGTTACCTAGGCAACCAGATGGGACCACGATCTCGTAGTCCCAAAGAGCTTCCTATTGACTTTGATCACAAGATGCTTCTCTTTCTCAATCTAAAAGGACGAGAGCCTACACCATCAACATTGGTCGCTATGTAA